Proteins encoded in a region of the Flammeovirga yaeyamensis genome:
- a CDS encoding YceI family protein, with amino-acid sequence MLKRLFLLLTAYLFSLSFSYAQVIDSGLSKVDFEISNFRVNTVEGFFNGMTGEIQFDENNLSESKFNVCISSSTVNTDNEKRDTHLKNEDFFEIEKYPEICFVSNEIKKNGDKYITIGQLTMHGVTKEVKITFTKNGNTFNGDLKIKRLDFDVGKDTGTFTVGNEVSLHIKCVLN; translated from the coding sequence ATGCTTAAACGATTATTTTTATTACTTACTGCTTATCTTTTCTCATTGAGTTTTTCGTATGCTCAAGTGATAGATTCTGGGTTATCTAAAGTAGATTTTGAGATAAGTAACTTTAGGGTGAATACCGTTGAAGGTTTCTTTAATGGAATGACAGGAGAAATTCAATTTGACGAAAATAATTTATCTGAATCCAAATTCAACGTTTGTATATCCTCATCAACAGTAAATACTGACAATGAGAAAAGAGACACACATTTAAAAAATGAAGATTTCTTTGAGATTGAAAAATATCCTGAGATTTGTTTTGTCTCCAATGAAATCAAAAAAAATGGTGATAAATACATTACCATTGGTCAGTTAACCATGCATGGAGTTACCAAAGAAGTGAAGATCACCTTTACTAAAAATGGAAACACTTTTAATGGTGATTTAAAAATCAAAAGATTAGATTTTGATGTAGGAAAAGATACTGGAACCTTTACCGTTGGTAATGAAGTAAGTCTTCACATCAAATGTGTATTGAATTAG